In Pseudonocardia sp. C8, one genomic interval encodes:
- the glp gene encoding gephyrin-like molybdotransferase Glp, which translates to MSTWSETGPRTVEQHAAVVAALLHPTGAETVPLAEASGRVLAADLTAGVALPPFDNSAMDGYAVRAAELAGASGEAPVDLPVAADIPAGRTDVGPLEPGTVARIMTGAPVPAGADAIVPVERTDAGTERVRISAAPEPGAFVRRAGEDTAAGAVLLTAGTVLGASQIGLAAAVGRPELPVRRRPHVLVLSTGSELVPPGEPLAPGQIYESNGTMLAVAVREAGATAEQLSFVPDDVEKFRAVLAEKVSDGVDLVLTSGGVSAGAYEVVKEALTGHGVEFGKVAMQPGGPQGCGRLDLGGATVAVVTLPGNPVSSLVSFEVFVRPALRAAAGHPAPVRPVVTARLAGGLTSVPGKRQFRRGVLDAASGTVAEIGGAGSHLIAALARADCLIDLPAETTSVADGDPVAVWLLDG; encoded by the coding sequence ATGAGCACCTGGTCGGAGACCGGTCCGCGCACCGTCGAGCAGCACGCCGCCGTGGTGGCCGCGCTCCTGCACCCGACCGGTGCCGAGACGGTGCCGCTCGCGGAGGCGAGCGGGCGGGTGCTGGCGGCGGACCTGACCGCCGGCGTCGCGCTGCCGCCGTTCGACAACTCCGCGATGGACGGCTACGCGGTGCGGGCCGCCGAGCTCGCCGGCGCGTCCGGCGAGGCGCCGGTGGACCTCCCGGTCGCCGCCGACATCCCGGCCGGCCGGACCGACGTCGGGCCGCTGGAGCCCGGCACGGTCGCGCGGATCATGACCGGCGCCCCGGTGCCGGCGGGGGCCGACGCGATCGTCCCGGTGGAGCGGACCGACGCCGGCACCGAGCGGGTGCGCATCTCGGCCGCCCCCGAGCCCGGCGCGTTCGTCCGCCGCGCGGGCGAGGACACCGCCGCCGGTGCCGTGCTGCTCACCGCGGGAACGGTGCTCGGTGCGTCGCAGATCGGCCTGGCGGCCGCGGTCGGCCGGCCGGAACTCCCGGTCCGCCGCAGGCCCCACGTCCTGGTGCTGTCGACCGGCTCGGAGCTGGTCCCCCCGGGGGAGCCGCTCGCGCCGGGGCAGATCTACGAGTCGAACGGGACGATGCTCGCCGTCGCCGTCCGGGAGGCGGGGGCGACGGCCGAGCAGCTGTCGTTCGTCCCGGACGACGTCGAGAAGTTCCGAGCGGTGCTCGCCGAGAAGGTCTCCGACGGGGTGGACCTGGTCCTCACCTCGGGCGGGGTGAGCGCGGGCGCCTACGAGGTCGTGAAGGAGGCGCTGACCGGGCACGGCGTCGAGTTCGGCAAGGTCGCGATGCAGCCCGGCGGGCCGCAGGGGTGCGGCCGGCTCGACCTGGGCGGCGCGACGGTGGCGGTGGTGACGCTGCCCGGCAACCCGGTCAGCTCGCTGGTGTCGTTCGAGGTGTTCGTCCGGCCCGCCCTGCGCGCCGCGGCAGGGCATCCCGCGCCGGTGCGGCCGGTGGTGACGGCCCGGCTCGCCGGCGGGCTGACGTCCGTCCCCGGCAAGCGGCAGTTCCGCCGCGGCGTCCTGGACGCTGCGTCGGGCACGGTCGCGGAGATCGGCGGCGCCGGATCGCACCTGATCGCGGCGCTGGCGCGGGCCGACTGCCTCATCGACCTCCCCGCGGAGACGACCTCGGTGGCCGACGGTGACCCGGTCGCGGTCTGGCTGCTGGACGGCTGA
- a CDS encoding phosphatidylserine decarboxylase: MAEGTGTSPTRIARLVRDAIPPMHPGGRPIVAGVALAAAGVRALSGRGALPGLLATAATALFFRDPRRTPPLRTDAVLAPADGVVATVDEVVPPEELALPREPHTRVSVFLTVLDVHVQWVPVNGRVAAVGYRTGKFLSADLDKASEDNERNAITFVRPDGARVGVVQIAGLLARRIVCSLAAGDEVAAGERFGLIRFGSRVDTYLPPGTAPLVRPGQRTLGAETVLGVVPESTGDPQPPHRAED, translated from the coding sequence ATGGCCGAAGGAACCGGGACCTCGCCGACCCGCATCGCCCGACTGGTCCGGGACGCGATCCCCCCGATGCACCCGGGCGGGCGGCCGATCGTCGCCGGGGTCGCGCTCGCCGCCGCCGGAGTCCGGGCCCTCAGCGGCCGCGGCGCGCTGCCCGGCCTGCTGGCCACCGCGGCCACCGCCCTGTTCTTCCGCGACCCGCGCCGCACCCCGCCGCTGCGGACCGACGCCGTCCTGGCCCCGGCCGACGGCGTCGTCGCGACCGTCGACGAGGTCGTGCCGCCGGAGGAGCTGGCGCTGCCGCGCGAGCCGCACACCCGGGTGTCGGTCTTCCTCACCGTGCTCGACGTGCACGTCCAGTGGGTGCCGGTGAACGGCCGGGTCGCCGCGGTGGGTTACCGGACCGGGAAGTTCCTGTCGGCCGACCTCGACAAGGCCAGCGAGGACAACGAGCGCAACGCGATCACCTTCGTCCGCCCGGACGGCGCCCGGGTCGGTGTCGTCCAGATCGCCGGGCTGCTGGCGCGCCGGATCGTGTGCTCGCTGGCGGCCGGTGACGAGGTCGCGGCGGGCGAGCGGTTCGGCCTGATCCGGTTCGGCTCCCGCGTCGACACCTACCTGCCCCCCGGGACCGCGCCGCTCGTCCGCCCCGGCCAGCGCACGCTCGGGGCGGAGACCGTCCTCGGCGTCGTACCGGAGTCGACGGGCGATCCGCAGCCCCCGCACCGGGCGGAGGACTGA
- the pssA gene encoding CDP-diacylglycerol--serine O-phosphatidyltransferase, translating into MGIGRPPNGYPAGVRLLPNAVTVLNLCAGLSAVYLALQNRFDLAIGAVLAAALCDALDGGLARLLDASSRIGAELDSLADLVSFGVAPALVIYIWAFDDSSRAGWIVSLVFAVCMALRLARFNTLIDDESAPPFAREFFVGVPAPAAAMTAGIPLYLWLHFGDGWWSAEPLVAAWALVTAALMVSRIPTLSLKTVRVPQRAIAPLLAGVAVIVAVMFTVPFLGITIAGVGYLLLMPYTIYRHRWLSKHPEAWDVPVRQRRAVARAARSARRLGLRPPLRRRVAGRAGAMARGVRRRLDPEGAARRENDANRRAAARGPGVAPAPRGSGRRLGLRRR; encoded by the coding sequence ATGGGGATCGGCCGTCCGCCGAACGGATACCCGGCCGGCGTCCGGCTGCTGCCGAACGCGGTCACCGTCCTCAACCTCTGCGCCGGGCTGTCCGCGGTCTACCTGGCGTTGCAGAACCGGTTCGACCTCGCCATCGGGGCCGTGCTCGCGGCCGCGCTCTGTGACGCGCTCGACGGCGGCCTCGCCCGGCTGCTCGACGCGTCCAGCCGGATCGGCGCCGAGCTCGACTCGCTCGCCGACCTGGTCTCGTTCGGTGTCGCGCCGGCCCTGGTGATCTACATCTGGGCGTTCGACGACTCGTCGCGCGCGGGTTGGATCGTGTCGCTGGTGTTCGCGGTGTGCATGGCCCTGCGGCTGGCCCGGTTCAACACCCTCATCGACGACGAGAGCGCGCCCCCGTTCGCCCGGGAGTTCTTCGTCGGCGTCCCGGCTCCGGCCGCGGCGATGACCGCCGGGATCCCGCTCTACCTGTGGCTGCACTTCGGCGACGGCTGGTGGTCGGCCGAGCCGCTGGTCGCGGCCTGGGCCCTGGTCACGGCGGCGCTGATGGTGAGCCGGATCCCCACGCTGTCGCTGAAGACCGTCCGGGTGCCGCAGCGGGCGATCGCCCCGCTGCTGGCCGGCGTGGCCGTGATCGTCGCGGTGATGTTCACGGTGCCGTTCCTCGGCATCACGATCGCCGGCGTCGGCTACCTGCTGCTGATGCCCTACACGATCTACCGCCACCGCTGGCTGTCCAAGCACCCCGAGGCCTGGGACGTCCCGGTGCGCCAGCGCCGCGCCGTCGCCCGGGCCGCACGCTCGGCCCGGCGGTTGGGCCTGCGCCCGCCGCTGCGCAGGCGGGTCGCCGGACGGGCCGGGGCGATGGCCCGCGGCGTGCGCCGCCGGCTGGACCCGGAGGGCGCGGCCCGGCGGGAGAACGACGCGAACCGCCGCGCCGCCGCCCGCGGCCCGGGCGTGGCCCCCGCCCCGCGCGGCAGCGGCCGCCGCCTCGGCCTGCGCCGCCGCTGA
- a CDS encoding AAA family ATPase, producing MGDPSLTLVARLASAAVDARRGVIRLHPEVLAGLGLRSWDAVTLTGARVTAALAVAGDAGTPHGQARLDDVTLSNTGLTDGAPVVVAPAAVSPAREVRLLGSRLATASVTPATLRLALMGKVLVRGDAVSLLPQDIAPPPGADVHSARRALAAAVGGAWTSELLTVAVADPNGVPVVVQPSTVVGWQGGADTGSVLVSRTAGGPGPTGAPGAPGPAGIVGAPGSPGSAGIVGTPGGGTPAGGVPADGARAPGSARSGAGSAPPAAAGPAAAGPGTPGATPAATDPPIALDDLAANETVARRLVDWLELMFRRPELLTRLGGSARLGVLVTGPEGAGKATLVRSAAAAVGARCVELVAPGVAAVEPAAAAERVRAAIADARSTPDDPAVLLVHDADALLPASNPPPLATLVLDELRAATAPGGPALVVTSAEPEGLDPRLRAPDLVDRELAVPLPDTATRRALLERLLSGVPRAGDVDLAAIAARTPGFVVADLAAVRREAAIAAALRGGSDPGSEELRQQDLLDAVGSVRPISLSGGGTLSAGGLTLDDVGDMTEVKQSLTEAVLWPLRHPDSFARLGVDAPRGVLLYGPPGGGKTFLLRALAGSGDLNVFAVKGAELLDKYVGESERAVRELFRRAAEAAPALIFLDEVDALAPRRGGSTDAGVADRVVAALLTELDGATPLREVVVVGATNRPELIDPALLRPGRLERLVFVPPPDAEARADILRAAGRDVPLAGDVDLDALASDLEGYSAADCAALLREAALTAMRESLEAGEVTAAHIVTARAAVRPSLDPVQVAELEEYARRRSA from the coding sequence GTGGGAGATCCCTCGCTGACCCTGGTCGCACGCCTTGCCTCCGCGGCCGTCGACGCCCGCCGCGGCGTGATCCGGCTGCACCCCGAGGTGCTCGCCGGGCTCGGCCTGCGTTCCTGGGACGCGGTCACCCTCACCGGAGCCCGGGTGACGGCCGCGCTCGCCGTGGCCGGGGACGCCGGCACCCCGCACGGACAGGCCCGGCTCGACGACGTGACCCTGTCCAACACCGGGCTGACCGACGGTGCTCCGGTGGTCGTCGCGCCGGCGGCGGTGTCCCCGGCCCGCGAGGTGCGGCTGCTCGGCTCCCGGCTCGCGACGGCGTCGGTCACGCCCGCGACGCTGCGGCTCGCGCTGATGGGCAAGGTCCTGGTCCGTGGGGACGCGGTGTCGCTGCTGCCGCAGGACATCGCACCGCCGCCGGGCGCGGACGTCCACTCGGCGCGGCGCGCCCTGGCCGCCGCCGTCGGCGGGGCGTGGACGTCCGAGCTGCTGACCGTCGCGGTCGCCGACCCGAACGGCGTCCCGGTCGTCGTGCAGCCGTCGACGGTCGTCGGCTGGCAGGGCGGTGCGGACACCGGGTCGGTCCTGGTCAGCCGGACGGCCGGTGGGCCCGGTCCCACCGGCGCCCCGGGCGCCCCCGGCCCGGCCGGCATCGTGGGCGCCCCGGGCTCCCCAGGCTCGGCCGGCATCGTGGGCACGCCGGGCGGCGGGACACCGGCCGGTGGCGTTCCGGCCGACGGCGCACGGGCTCCCGGCTCTGCCCGATCCGGCGCCGGCAGTGCACCCCCGGCTGCCGCGGGCCCGGCCGCCGCCGGCCCCGGGACGCCCGGGGCCACTCCCGCCGCGACCGACCCGCCGATCGCCCTCGACGACCTGGCCGCCAACGAAACGGTCGCCCGCAGGCTCGTCGACTGGCTGGAGCTGATGTTCCGCCGCCCCGAGCTGCTCACCCGGCTCGGTGGCAGCGCGCGGCTCGGCGTGCTCGTCACCGGGCCCGAGGGGGCCGGCAAGGCGACCCTGGTGCGCAGCGCCGCCGCCGCGGTCGGGGCGCGCTGCGTGGAGCTGGTGGCGCCGGGCGTCGCCGCCGTGGAACCCGCGGCCGCCGCCGAGCGGGTCCGGGCCGCGATCGCCGACGCCCGCAGCACGCCGGACGACCCGGCCGTCCTCCTGGTGCACGACGCGGACGCCCTGCTGCCGGCGTCGAACCCGCCCCCGCTGGCGACCCTGGTGCTCGACGAGCTGCGCGCGGCGACCGCGCCCGGCGGGCCCGCGCTCGTCGTCACCAGCGCCGAGCCGGAGGGGCTCGACCCGCGGCTGCGTGCCCCCGATCTCGTGGACCGCGAGCTCGCCGTCCCGTTGCCGGACACGGCGACCCGGCGTGCGCTGCTCGAACGGCTGCTGTCCGGCGTCCCGCGGGCCGGCGACGTCGACCTCGCGGCGATCGCGGCCCGCACGCCGGGGTTCGTGGTGGCCGACCTGGCAGCGGTCCGCCGGGAGGCCGCGATCGCGGCCGCGCTGCGGGGCGGGAGCGACCCCGGGAGCGAGGAGCTCCGCCAGCAGGACCTGCTCGACGCCGTGGGCTCGGTCCGCCCGATCTCGCTGTCCGGTGGCGGGACGCTGAGCGCGGGCGGCCTCACCCTGGACGACGTCGGCGACATGACCGAGGTCAAGCAGTCCCTCACCGAGGCGGTGCTGTGGCCGCTGCGGCACCCGGACTCGTTCGCCCGGCTCGGTGTGGACGCCCCGCGCGGCGTGCTGCTCTACGGCCCGCCCGGCGGTGGCAAGACGTTCCTGCTGCGGGCGCTGGCCGGGTCCGGCGACCTCAACGTGTTCGCGGTGAAGGGCGCCGAGCTGCTCGACAAGTACGTCGGCGAGTCCGAGCGTGCGGTGCGCGAGCTGTTCCGGCGGGCCGCCGAGGCCGCGCCCGCGCTGATCTTCCTGGACGAGGTCGACGCGCTCGCCCCGCGCCGCGGCGGCTCGACCGACGCCGGTGTCGCGGACCGCGTCGTCGCCGCGCTCCTCACCGAGCTCGACGGCGCGACCCCGCTGCGGGAGGTGGTCGTCGTGGGTGCCACCAACCGGCCGGAGCTGATCGACCCGGCGCTGCTGCGGCCGGGCCGGCTGGAGCGGCTGGTGTTCGTCCCGCCCCCGGACGCCGAGGCCCGTGCCGACATCCTGCGCGCGGCCGGCCGGGACGTCCCGCTGGCCGGTGACGTCGACCTGGACGCGCTCGCGTCCGACCTGGAGGGCTACTCGGCCGCGGACTGCGCGGCGCTGCTGCGCGAGGCCGCGCTGACCGCGATGCGGGAGTCCCTCGAGGCGGGCGAGGTGACGGCCGCGCACATCGTGACCGCCCGCGCGGCGGTCCGCCCGTCGCTGGACCCGGTGCAGGTCGCCGAGCTGGAGGAGTACGCGCGGCGCCGCAGTGCCTGA
- a CDS encoding LytR C-terminal domain-containing protein translates to MTAPASGGRSPLKIAGIALIGVGAVAGIVGLAGLGGGGQESPQAAPPSATSETSPAPDGAPAPGAPAPGTPGAPGAPAPGAPGAPAPGTPGAPGAPGAPAPGTPGAPGAPAPGTPGAPGTPGAPGTPGAPGTPGAPGTPGAGTSPFTPGAPGTPGSPGYDGVGPAVAPPPPPPGSGGVAAAEGSKATARPAVRIYNNSTIRGLAEKAAGKFRTNGWDVSQVQNYSQGVVPTTTVYYREGSGEKAAAEEIGKKFGMRVEPRFPGIQDATPGVIVIVTKDFSAA, encoded by the coding sequence ATGACCGCACCCGCGTCGGGCGGACGCTCGCCCCTGAAGATCGCCGGCATCGCCCTGATCGGCGTCGGTGCGGTCGCCGGCATCGTCGGCCTGGCCGGGCTCGGCGGCGGAGGCCAGGAGAGCCCGCAGGCGGCGCCGCCGTCGGCGACCTCCGAGACCTCGCCCGCACCGGACGGTGCGCCCGCACCCGGCGCCCCCGCGCCCGGAACACCCGGCGCTCCCGGAGCACCCGCCCCCGGCGCTCCCGGAGCACCGGCTCCCGGCACGCCCGGCGCACCCGGCGCTCCCGGAGCACCGGCTCCCGGCACGCCCGGCGCACCCGGCGCACCTGCCCCCGGGACCCCTGGCGCGCCCGGCACCCCCGGTGCTCCCGGCACCCCCGGAGCGCCGGGCACGCCCGGTGCGCCCGGTACCCCCGGCGCGGGCACCTCGCCGTTCACCCCGGGCGCGCCCGGCACCCCGGGGTCGCCCGGTTACGACGGCGTCGGGCCGGCCGTCGCACCGCCGCCCCCGCCCCCCGGCTCCGGGGGCGTCGCGGCCGCCGAGGGGTCCAAGGCCACGGCCCGCCCGGCCGTCCGGATCTACAACAACTCGACGATCCGCGGACTCGCCGAGAAGGCCGCCGGCAAGTTCCGCACCAACGGCTGGGACGTCTCGCAGGTGCAGAACTACTCCCAGGGTGTCGTCCCGACCACGACCGTCTACTACCGCGAGGGCTCGGGTGAGAAGGCGGCCGCGGAGGAGATCGGGAAGAAGTTCGGCATGCGCGTCGAGCCCCGCTTCCCGGGCATCCAGGACGCCACCCCGGGCGTGATCGTGATCGTCACGAAGGACTTCTCGGCGGCCTGA
- a CDS encoding DUF3263 domain-containing protein, translating to MESAGSLSESRGAHRRSAAPSRELDRREREILAFEAQWWKYAGAKEQAIRELFDMSATRYYQVLNALVDKPEALAVDPLLVKRLRRLRSSRQRTRAARRLGLEP from the coding sequence ATGGAGTCCGCTGGGTCCCTGTCGGAAAGCCGCGGAGCGCACCGGCGCTCTGCCGCTCCCTCGCGCGAGCTCGACCGCCGGGAGCGCGAGATCCTCGCGTTCGAGGCCCAGTGGTGGAAGTACGCGGGCGCCAAGGAGCAGGCGATCCGCGAGCTGTTCGACATGTCCGCCACCCGCTACTACCAGGTGCTGAACGCGCTCGTCGACAAGCCGGAGGCGCTGGCCGTCGACCCGTTGCTGGTCAAGCGCCTGCGCCGGCTGCGCTCCAGCCGGCAGCGCACCCGTGCCGCCCGCCGGCTGGGCCTCGAGCCCTGA
- a CDS encoding peptide deformylase — translation MTVLRIRMVGDPVLHRPTRPVEQVDDELRTLVADMFETMAAAHGVGLAANQVGVDLRLFVYDCPDEETRTMRRGHVLNPVLETSERPEIMPDPDDDLEGCLSVPGESFATGRAEWARVTGTDLDGNPVDVEGKGFFARCLQHETDHLDGHLYLDRLMGRNQRAARKMLKRNGWGNPDDSWDPSALLAEDVPRQG, via the coding sequence GTGACCGTTCTGCGCATCCGCATGGTCGGCGATCCCGTGCTGCACCGGCCCACCCGGCCCGTCGAGCAGGTGGACGACGAGCTCAGGACGCTCGTCGCGGACATGTTCGAGACGATGGCGGCCGCGCACGGCGTCGGCCTGGCGGCGAACCAGGTCGGTGTCGACCTGCGGCTGTTCGTCTACGACTGCCCCGACGAGGAGACCCGCACGATGCGCCGCGGGCACGTCCTCAACCCGGTGCTGGAGACCAGCGAGCGCCCCGAGATCATGCCGGACCCGGACGACGACCTGGAGGGCTGCCTCTCGGTCCCGGGTGAGAGCTTCGCGACCGGGCGCGCCGAGTGGGCCCGGGTCACCGGGACCGACCTGGACGGGAACCCGGTCGACGTCGAGGGCAAGGGTTTCTTCGCCCGGTGCCTGCAGCACGAGACCGACCACCTCGACGGCCACCTGTACCTGGACCGGCTGATGGGCCGGAACCAGCGGGCGGCCCGCAAGATGCTCAAACGCAACGGCTGGGGCAACCCGGACGACTCGTGGGACCCGTCCGCGCTGCTGGCGGAGGACGTCCCCCGGCAGGGCTGA
- a CDS encoding nitroreductase family deazaflavin-dependent oxidoreductase → MTQKAELSPTDWVREQTETILENGTTHGVTVLDRPIVLVTTTGARSGRKRYVPVMRVEHDGAYAMVASKGGTPQNPAWYHNVRAHPEVTVQDGTETGTYVARELTGDERQEWWDRCVEAYPPYADYQEKTSRLIPVFVLEPRR, encoded by the coding sequence ATGACGCAGAAGGCCGAACTGAGCCCGACCGACTGGGTGCGCGAGCAGACCGAGACGATCCTGGAGAACGGGACGACCCACGGCGTGACGGTGCTGGACCGCCCGATCGTCCTGGTGACCACGACCGGCGCGAGGTCCGGCAGGAAGCGCTACGTGCCGGTCATGCGGGTCGAGCACGACGGCGCGTACGCGATGGTCGCCTCCAAGGGCGGTACCCCGCAGAACCCGGCCTGGTACCACAACGTCCGCGCCCATCCCGAGGTCACCGTGCAGGACGGCACCGAGACCGGGACCTACGTCGCCCGCGAGCTCACCGGTGACGAGCGGCAGGAGTGGTGGGACCGCTGCGTCGAGGCCTACCCGCCGTACGCCGACTACCAGGAGAAGACCTCCCGGCTCATCCCGGTCTTCGTGCTCGAGCCACGGCGCTGA
- the thiC gene encoding phosphomethylpyrimidine synthase ThiC, producing the protein MTAAHVRPQVTTGPIAGSTKHYVDGPDGLRVPVRRIALSNGEHHDVYDTSGPYTDDQAEIDVRAGLPALRSDWIGGRDGTQLSHARAGTITPEMRFIAIREGCDAELVRSEVARGRAVIPANVRHPESEPMIIGKRFLTKVNANIGNSAVSSGIEEEVEKMVWATRWGADTVMDLSTGRDIHATRERILRNSPVPIGTVPIYQALEKVDGDPAKLSWEVYRDTVVEQCEQGVDYMTVHAGVLLRYVPLTAKRVTGIVSRGGSIMAAWCLAHHRESFLYTRFAELCEILRRYDVTFSLGDGLRPGSIADANDTAQLAELETLGELTRIAREHDVQVMIEGPGHVPMDKIVENVRLEEEWCDEAPFYTLGPLATDIAPGYDHITSAIGAARIAEAGTAMLCYVTPKEHLGLPNRDDVKVGVISYKIAAHAADLAKGHPHAQARDDALSQARFEFRWRDQFALALDPDTAQAYHDETLPAEPAKTAHFCSMCGPKFCSMKITQDVRDYAEEHGLTSVEAIEAGMEEKAGEFRDEGGRVYLPISSAGD; encoded by the coding sequence ATGACGGCTGCACACGTGCGTCCCCAGGTCACGACCGGGCCGATCGCAGGCTCCACGAAGCACTACGTGGACGGACCGGACGGCCTGCGGGTCCCGGTCCGGCGGATCGCGCTGTCGAACGGTGAGCACCACGACGTCTACGACACCTCCGGCCCCTACACCGACGACCAGGCCGAGATCGACGTGCGGGCCGGCCTGCCCGCGCTCCGGTCGGACTGGATCGGGGGCCGGGACGGGACCCAGCTGTCGCACGCCCGTGCCGGGACCATCACGCCGGAGATGCGGTTCATCGCGATCCGCGAGGGCTGCGACGCCGAGCTCGTCCGCTCCGAGGTCGCCCGCGGCCGCGCGGTGATCCCCGCCAACGTCCGCCACCCCGAGTCCGAACCGATGATCATCGGCAAGCGGTTCCTGACCAAGGTCAACGCCAACATCGGCAACTCCGCGGTCTCCTCGGGGATCGAGGAGGAGGTGGAGAAGATGGTGTGGGCGACCCGCTGGGGCGCCGACACCGTGATGGACCTCTCGACCGGCCGGGACATCCACGCCACCCGGGAACGGATCCTGCGCAACTCCCCGGTCCCGATCGGCACCGTGCCGATCTACCAGGCACTGGAGAAGGTGGACGGCGACCCGGCGAAGCTGTCCTGGGAGGTCTACCGGGACACCGTGGTCGAGCAGTGCGAGCAGGGCGTCGACTACATGACGGTGCACGCGGGGGTGCTGCTTCGGTACGTCCCGCTGACCGCGAAGCGGGTCACCGGGATCGTCTCCCGCGGCGGTTCGATCATGGCCGCGTGGTGCCTGGCGCACCATCGCGAGTCGTTCCTCTACACCCGTTTCGCCGAGCTGTGCGAGATCCTGCGCCGCTACGACGTCACGTTCTCCCTCGGCGACGGCCTGCGGCCGGGCTCGATCGCCGACGCCAACGACACCGCGCAGCTCGCCGAGCTGGAGACGCTGGGCGAGCTCACCCGGATCGCCCGCGAGCACGACGTCCAGGTGATGATCGAGGGGCCCGGGCACGTCCCGATGGACAAGATCGTCGAGAACGTGCGGCTGGAGGAGGAGTGGTGCGACGAGGCGCCGTTCTACACCCTCGGCCCGCTCGCCACCGACATCGCGCCCGGCTACGACCACATCACCTCGGCCATCGGCGCCGCGCGGATCGCCGAGGCCGGCACCGCGATGCTCTGCTACGTCACGCCCAAGGAGCACCTGGGCCTGCCGAACCGCGACGACGTGAAGGTCGGCGTGATCAGCTACAAGATCGCCGCCCACGCGGCCGACCTGGCGAAGGGGCACCCGCACGCCCAGGCCCGCGACGACGCGCTGAGCCAGGCCCGGTTCGAGTTCCGCTGGCGCGACCAGTTCGCGCTCGCGCTGGACCCGGACACCGCGCAGGCCTACCACGACGAGACGCTGCCGGCGGAGCCCGCGAAGACCGCGCACTTCTGCTCGATGTGCGGGCCGAAGTTCTGCTCGATGAAGATCACCCAGGACGTCCGGGACTACGCCGAGGAGCACGGGCTGACCAGCGTCGAGGCGATCGAGGCGGGGATGGAGGAGAAGGCGGGCGAGTTCCGCGACGAGGGCGGCCGGGTCTACCTGCCGATCTCGTCGGCCGGGGACTGA
- the thiD gene encoding bifunctional hydroxymethylpyrimidine kinase/phosphomethylpyrimidine kinase: MEPTVGTTPPRVMTIAGTDSGGGAGIAADLRAFAACGVHGCLAVCAVTVQNSVGVTGVHTIPTGTITGQIASVASDIGLQAAKTGMLANAEIIEAVASAFDENGIGAGHATPLVVDPVAASMHGDPLLAAEALDAYRHVLFPRATLVTPNLDEIRLLVEHDVHDRDGQYAAAKALHALGPRAVLVKGGHLAGDRDGCLDLLFDGESFVELPGPRFDTGNTHGGGDSLAAATASGLARGLSVEGAVRFGKRYIVEAVRHSYPLGAGHGPVSPLWAIRPWWDDPAASAGR; the protein is encoded by the coding sequence ATGGAACCCACCGTCGGCACCACCCCGCCGCGCGTCATGACGATCGCCGGCACCGACTCGGGCGGCGGCGCCGGGATCGCCGCCGACCTGCGCGCGTTCGCCGCCTGCGGGGTGCACGGCTGCCTCGCGGTCTGCGCGGTCACCGTGCAGAACTCGGTCGGCGTCACCGGCGTCCACACGATCCCGACCGGGACGATCACGGGGCAGATCGCCTCGGTCGCGTCCGACATCGGGCTGCAGGCCGCCAAGACCGGCATGCTGGCCAACGCCGAGATCATCGAGGCGGTCGCGTCGGCGTTCGACGAGAACGGGATCGGTGCCGGGCACGCCACCCCGCTCGTCGTCGACCCGGTCGCGGCGTCCATGCACGGCGACCCGCTGCTCGCCGCCGAGGCCCTGGACGCGTACCGGCACGTCCTGTTCCCGCGGGCCACCCTGGTCACCCCGAACCTGGACGAGATCCGGCTGCTGGTCGAGCACGACGTCCACGACCGGGACGGCCAGTACGCGGCGGCGAAGGCGCTGCACGCCCTCGGGCCGCGGGCCGTGCTGGTCAAGGGCGGCCACCTCGCCGGTGACCGGGACGGCTGCCTCGACCTCCTCTTCGACGGCGAGTCCTTCGTGGAGCTCCCCGGTCCGCGCTTCGACACCGGGAACACCCACGGCGGCGGGGACTCCCTGGCGGCCGCGACCGCGTCCGGGCTGGCCCGCGGGCTGTCCGTCGAGGGCGCGGTCCGGTTCGGCAAGCGCTACATCGTCGAGGCCGTCCGGCACTCCTACCCGCTGGGCGCGGGACACGGCCCGGTCTCTCCACTGTGGGCGATCCGGCCGTGGTGGGACGACCCCGCGGCGAGCGCCGGCAGGTAA